The DNA window TGGTTCTGCTCCCAGTAGTCGGCATATTGATCTTTTAAGCCGGTTGGGTCCAGCGCCATAAAGGTGTATTGTGAAAAGAAAAGCGGGCCGCCATAATCAAAGCCTAAAGGTAGTTTGTGGCCGTAAAAAGTTCTGCCGTTCTTGAAGAAGTCGCTTTGCGCCCAGCCACGTTCATAAATTTCGGCCTTTACCGGATAACGCTGAGCCGACTCGGCCATGATATAGGTGATCATGCACTCGTTAAAACCACGGATAGGGAAGTTCATGGCCCAGCCGTTGTTCGGGCTCCAGTGCCAGTACAGGTTGTCGCGGCCGCCCTGGGTATACCAGTCCCACTCTATTTCGCCCCACATCCAGCCAATTACATCGCGTATGCGGCGTTCGCTCGCAGTATTGGCAGTGAAGTATTGGCGTGCACAAAGCAGGCCCTCAAACAAGTAAGAGGTTTCTACCAGGTCGCCGCCATCATCCTTACGGCCAAAGCGAATGGTTTTGCCGGTTTCGCCATTAAGCCAGTGCGGGAACACGCCATGGTAAGCATCTGCTTTATACAGAAAGTTTACAATTTTCACCATCCTGTTAACAGCCTGCTCGTGGGTTATCCATTTACGGTGATCTGCTGCAATAAGGGCCATAATGCCAAAGCCTGATCCGCCGGTGGTCACTACTTCGTTGCCATAGTCAAACGATGTATTGCTGCGCTCACGGGCAAGGCCGCTTACCGGATGACCAAAATCCCAGAAGTAGCGGAAGGTTTGACGCTGAACAACGTCAAGAAGGGCGCTGTCATTTAAGTTTTTGATGATGCCGACAGGCTTTATGCCATCGGTGCTTTTTGCCTGCTTTTGAGAGAAGCCCTGCAATGCTGTCATCAGTAGCAGCGCAAATACAAGTATCTTTTTCATTAAGTTAATCTGTTATAAATTAGGGCTGGTAAAGCCCAGCTTGCGCATACCGGTTTTAATTTCCGGGCTGCTCATAAATAAATTCCATATCAGGCCGCTGCGGTAGTTCTCTATCATCACTATCTCCGGTCCCTGGTCAATTGCCAGGTACGAGTCAGCAAACCATGGGTCAGTCAAATTAAATGCGTCCTTAAGCCCGTAATCGCCCCACATTTTATCGCCAAGCTTGTAATAGAAGAATTTAAGTGCAGCTAACGATTGAGTAGGGGTGTACGGCAGTGAAGATATAGCGGCGGTAGGCGCAATTACCCCAACATCATTGGTTGGAGAACTTGCGGTATAGCCATTCTCGATATCGCTGGCGGTTAATCCCCAGCAATTTGCACTATAGCCGTTCTTGTTAGCAGGATTTGCCACACAGTAGTTGTAGTTAATTAAGCTGTGTGCTTTAGTTTGCTCGTCGTAGTTGGCGTAGGTGTCTGCCAACCCGGTGGGATTAATTCCTAAGAACGAATAATGCTCAAAGAACAGCGGCCCGCCCTGCGGAGGTCCCAGCGGCAGTTTTACACCATAAAAGGTGTTGCCATTACGCATGGTGCCATTCTGTGCCCATCCCTGGTCGTAAACCTCTTTGGGGATGCTGTGTGTTGGTGATGAGGCAGCAAGCGCGTAGGCTATAAGGCCTTCGTTCCATCCACTTATTTTCATGTTGATAGCCCATCCGTTACTTGGGCTCCAATGCCAGTAAAGCACGTTTTGGTTACCTTGCCTAAACCAGTCCCACTCTACCCCCTGCCAAATAGAATTGATGTCTGCACGTAATGCAGTTTCCTCTGCACCCGCGCCATTGAAGTACTGGCGCGCAGTAAGCAGACCTTCCATCAGGAAAGATGTTTCTATAAGATCCGCACCGTTATCCAGCGTGCTGAAAGGTTGTACAGCGCCGGTAGCGCCATTGAGCCAGTGCGGGAAGGCACCATGGAATTTAGCGGCAGTGTTCTTAAGGAAACCTACAATCTTCTGCATGCGGGCCAAACCATCTGCCCGGCTGATATAATTGCGGTTTACGCCAACCACCAGCGCCATAATGCCGAAGCCTGATCCGCCTGTGGTAACAATGTCTCCGCTGGTATTGCGTTCGCGAGCAAGGCCGCTTACCGGATGCCCGAAGTCATAAAAATATTTAAACGTTTGTTTCTGAACCAGATCCAGCAGGGCATCGTCAGATATCAGCGGGAACTTATCAGCCTGATTAATGGCGGTAGTTAGCGTTACGCGTACACTGCTTTGCAAAGTGCCGCCCTTTACGGATTTTAAGCCGGTGCTTACATCAAGCGTGTATTTACTGATGTAGTTAAGGGCAGGGGCAATAACAATTGTGCTGTCGCTGTTCTCGTAAGTTACCGTGTAGGGTACTGCGGAGCCTGCCTTATCTTTTAACGTAACTGTTGAAGAAACACTGTTGTGATCTATGGGAGCCAGGAAGGACAGCTTTACAACAGGTGTTGTATTCACATTGACGTAAGTAAAGCCGTTGTAAGTGCCGTTCACCTTTAATGAATTTAGCGCGAAGGATGTCGCCGCCGGAGGTGCCGGTGGCGTAGGGGTGGGCGATCCTCCTTTTCCGCAGCCCATTGCACCCAAAAGCAGGCACAGTCCGGTATATAATTGCAGGTCTCTCATTCTCATCTTTTTCATCATAATTTACCAGCGCCTTAAGTCATAAAAAAAGGCTGCCTGGTTTAAACCGCGACAACCTTTTTACTCAATCAATGTTTATCTTCCGGCCTTCTCAAGAAGGTAAAGTGCTTTTACCTCTTTTGCCGACAGCGATTTGCCGTATATTCTAAAATTGTCCAGTCCGCCTGCAAAACCTTGCGCCCAGGTTTGAGCGGAGGCTGATGTAGTTTGCGGCGGAGTAGTTTGAAATTGCCAGCTGCCCATAACCATGGCGCTTGCGTTCACAAACTTTAACGGTCCGTATGGTACGTCTCCTTTGGCGGGATCATCGCCGTGCAGTTTAGGGCCAATTACCGTGCTGTTGCCGGCACTGCTAACCGCAACGGCTTCTCCATTTGCATATACATTAAAAACCGATGTAGTATCGTTGTAAGTTGCAGTAATATGCGTCCACTTACCCCATGGGTTTGCGATAAGCGCATTGGTAAATTGGCCTTTCCAGTTTACGGCATCATTGTTAATATGCACCTTAATGTTCATGGTGTCCAGGCTGCGGTAACCGTCCAGGTACACATCCAGGTTACCCCAGAAATCTTTGTTGTTATTTAAAGAAAATATGCCACGTGCCGGATCGTCCTTACCTGGTTTTTGAGCATTCACCCAAAAAGACAGTGTGAAGTTCTTCATTGCAGGTATGGTAGCGCCCGGGCTGCCATAAATTATGAAACCTGCAGCATCACCTTTAAAGCCCTGGCCTTTAACGCCGGCATCAAAAGTGGTTTTGGTGGCGGTACCGGTCAGGTTGCCAACGCTGTCGGTAACGGTGCTGTTAAACGGCCAGTAGCTCACCAAATTTGGCGCGGCAACTTCTGCAGCACTGTTGTAACCTTCTATTTTAGGTACGGGTTTATCAGGGCGATAGTCATTGGCTTTTTCCTGGCAGCCTGTAAGTGCCACACAAGCAGCAGTACCGCAAAGCAGTATAGCGCCAATTGTTTTTGTTATATTTTTCATTGTGCTTAGGTTTTAATTAATAACCAGGATTTTGTGTTAATAGTCCGGCGCTCAGGTCAATCTCGTTCTGTGGTACCGGCCAAACTTCGTTCTTGTTAGGTGTCCAGCCTTTAGGGCCAAAAATGGCTTGCGCACGACCCTGACGGATAACATCAAAGTAGCGGTCAAACTCCATTGCCAGCTCCACCTGGCGTTCGTGCCAGATAGCGGTACGTAGTGCACCCTGGTCTGTTGTAGTCACCTTAGGAAGGATAGCGTTGTTTCCGCCCCTTGCACGTGCCCTTACCATCTCTAATGACGATAATGCCTGTGAGGTGTTGCCGGTTTCGTTTGCCGCTTCGGCATTCATCAGCAACACTTCTGCATAACGAATAACTCGCACGTTCTGGTCTTCACCTTCATTCTGCAGGAACGGCCGGGTAAATGGCACGTATGATTTTTGATTGTAACGCGGGTTGTCACCGGTAGCAGCTACCACATCGCCTTCTGGCGTAGTTTCACCACGGAAGATGATAGTAGCGTCTCTGCGTGGGTCGCCTGCTTCAAAGGCATCAGCAAGCGCCTGTGTAGGTACGTTGAAGCCCCAGCCACCACCAGACTGGCCACGTACGCCCTGTACTTGTGAGTATTGGCTGTTAGCCGCACCGCCCGGAAGGCTTTGCGCCTGTATTTCGAATACCGACTCAGTGCTGTTTTCATTAGCTATCCTGAACTCCTGTTCGAAGTTCGGGAACAATGAGTAACCCATACCCATTACCTGGTTGGTGTAGTTAAGCACATCTGCCCATTTCTTTTGGTACATAGCAACCTTGGCATGCATAGCAAGCGCTGCGCCTTTGGTAGCCCGGCCAATGTCTGCAGGTCCGTAGGTTTGTGGCAATACTGCAGCAGCCTCAGTTAAGTCTTTCTCGATAAAAGCATAAATCTGATCTTTTGCTGTGCGCGGCAGATTGTATTCCGAAGCATCCTTTGGTACATGCTGCCTTAATACTACATCGCCAAATGCACGCACCAGCCTGAAGTAATTGTAAGCGCGTACAAACTTAGCTTCGGCCATGTAACGGTTCTTTAACGACTCGTCCATCGAAATAGCCGGGATATTATCCAAAACCTGGTTACACAGGTTTATGCTTTGGTACTGGCCGTTCCAAAAATCCTGCAACTGGCCGTCGGAAGCCGTTACTGTAAAGTTGTCATAGCTGTTGAAGAATGTAGCGTCGCTTTCGCTGCTGCCTTTTTCTGTTTCGTCGCTGCCTACACTTTCAATAGCTATAGGTGCAAATGCAGTTTGTTTCCACTCGCGAAGGTTGGCGTATATAGAGTTGACTGCTTTTGTAGCGTCGTCCTGAGTCTTAAAAAATTCCACGCTGGGCTGCTGCGCCTGAGGTGGCACATCCAGGAAGCTTTTCTTGCATCCCTGCGCAATCATCAGCACTGCACATGAGCTAAAAGCCAGTGCGTATTTAAAGTTATTGTTAAACATGTCCTTTAATATTTTATGTTAAAATGTAACGTTCACACCAAAATTGTAAGTAGCATACAGCGGGTAAGCGCCATTGTCTATACCTGCGTTTGTTGGTGAACCGCCAATCTCAGGGTTAAAGCCGCGGTACTTGAATGAATTATAAACGTTTTGTCCGCTTGCGTAAACCCGTATGCCTTTCATGTATAGTTTAGAAGCTATTGAAGCTGGAAGGGTATAGCCCAACTGTACGTTGCGAATCCTGAAATAGGCGCCGCTTTCTACGAAGAAACTGTTTGGCTTGTAGTTTTCGCCACCACCAATGTTTGCAGACGGGTAGGTAGTTGACGTACCTGCACCATGCCAGCGGTTATTATAGAAATCTTTAGTGAAGTTTTCTGCACCGTAACGCAAGCCCAGGTTAGCGTTGTAAACATCAACACCTGCTACGCCTTGCAAATCTACAGCAAGATCAAACTGGCGGTATTTAAAGCTGGTGTTTAAGCCATAAAGGTACTTAGGGTTAGGGTTGCCAATAACGGTACGGTCTTTAGCGTCGATAACTTTATCGCCGTTAAGGTCCTTGTACTTGAAATCGCCTGGTTTAGCATTCTTTTGCAAAGATGAAGCAACTTCTTCAGGTGTTTGGAACACACCGTCAACAACTAATCCATAAAACTCGCCAATAGGCTGACCAACAATAGTACGTGTGCTTAACTGGCCACCTGTAGCAGCAGCGCCGCCAGCATAAATTGGGTTGGCGCCGGTTTGGGTAGATAATACTTTGTTGTTATTGATGCTGAAGTTACCGCTAACAGAATAAGAGAAATCTTTATTGATGTTATCTCTCCAGCTTGCAGAAAACTCGAAGCCGTGGTTATCAAAAGTAGCCTGGTTACCTATAACGGTGTTGCCGGTTGTGCCTAATGAGCCAAGGATTGGAATAGCAAAGATTGCCTGCTCGGTTTTCTTTTTGTAATAATCGGCTTCGAAGCTAAGCTTATTGTTAAGGAATGCCATTTCTACACCGAAGTCGGTACCTACACCGCGTTCCCAATAGGTTATTGGAGGCACTATGGTGGTGATGTTGGCACCCGTTGCCGATGTTCCGTTATATACCGCTATAAAGTTGGCGCTTTGTGTAACGGTTTGCGTTGAAAGGTTTGCAGGCACTGATGCGTTACCTATTTTACCCCAGCTACCACGGATTTTCAGGTTATCGAAAATGTGCTGATCTTTCATGAACTCTTCATTGCTGATCACCCAGCCTGCACCTACAGATGGGAAATAACCCCAGCGTTGGTTGCCGATGAATTTAGAAGAACCGTCTGCACGGAATGATGCGTTCAGCAAATATTTATCGGCGAATGAGTAGTTCACCCTGCCAAAGAAGGATTGGAACGTGCTAAGAGCGCCACCATCAGTTACCGAACGCGGATTAGTAACGTCGTTAGAACCTAATGTTAAATAAAGGTCACCGTCGCTGGTGTAAGGCACGTTTTGCGCGGTGCCGGTAATGCTGTAAGATTTGTAGCGTTGAGCTGACTGGCCTGCCAGAACTGTTAAATGGTGCTGACCGAAGGTCCTGTCGAACGTTAAGGTATTTTCCCAAATCCAGTTACGAACATCTGCACGTGAAATGCTCAGGTCGCTTATTTTATTAAATTGTGTAGTTGTCGCCTGGTAAACCGGATTATAGCTGCGTACTTCCGCTTGTCCGAATTCACCACCAAAGCTGGTCCTGAACTTCAGGAATTTGGTGAAGTTAACATCGGCATAAACGTTACCTGTAAAACGGTAGTTGTTTGAGCGCTGGTTAAAGAAATCTAACGACGCTTGCGGGTTGCTCGGGATATTACCAACCGGGTAATCATTAGGGTCACCATAGCTGCCGTTTGAATAAAACGCAGGTACAACCGGCGCTGCTGTAAATGCCTTGTAAATAATGTCGCCCGGGATGTCGCGCGATTTGCTGCCCTGCAAAACTGCATTGTAACCTAATTTAAGGAAGTTGGTTGCTTGCACGTCCTGCTGTAAGTGAGCAGTTACACGGTCATAGTCGTTGCCAGACACTACACCCTGTTGTTTTAAGTAGCCGCCTGAAAAGCTGTAAGAAGATTTTTCTGTACTGCCACTAACGGTTATATCATGCTTCATGGTAAAAGCATCACGTAAAACAAGGTTCAGCCAGTTGGTGCCTTCACCAAGGCTTGCCGGATCGCTGAAAGTGTTGGTGCGGTTAAGTTCATTTACTAAAGTAGCATACTCGCTTGCATTAGCAAGTTTAGGCTGATTGGTAACTTTCTGCCAGCCCGCGTAAGCGTTGTAGCTAATGCTTGGAGCGCCTTTACCTTTTTTAGTGGTCACCAAAACAACACCATTAGCAGCGCGTACGCCATAAATAGATTCGGCTGACGCATCTTTAAGGATGCTGATGTTCTCAACATCATTAGGATTAAGAAAGCTGATGTCATCAAACCATACACCGTCTACCACATAAAGCGGGTTAGCGTTACCATATACAGTACCTAAACCACGTATACGGATCTCCGGAGATGATCCTGGCGAGCCGCTGTTGGTTATTTGCACACCTGCAACTTTACCCTGCAGTGAACTTACCGCGTTGGTAGATGGCTGCCTGGAGATGTCTTCTCCTTTAACTGAGGCGACAGAGCCGGTAACGTCAAGCTTGCGCTGTGTGCCGTAGCCAACTACAACTACCTGGGCCAGCTCATTTGCTGAAGTAGCCAGTTTGATATCAATTGAAGTTCTGCCGTCAACAGCTACTGTTTGAGTTGTGTAGCCTATGTACGACACTTGTAATGTTGCGTTTGATGCAACGCTTACTGTAAAGTTGCCGTTAACATCCGTCTGGGTGCCGTTTGATGTACCCTGAACTCCAACAGTTACGCCTATAAGCGCTTCACCTGTTTTTGCATCGCTTACCTTACCTTTTACGGTAATGTTTTGTGCAAAAACAGCTGTGGAGAAAAAAGTAAACAATAGCAGTAACCCCGAGATCTTGTAAATTCTCTTCATAGTGGGTGATTAAATTTGTTAGTACTTGAGATTAATTGGTTTTTCGTAGGGTCGAAGTTGCGGAGTAAATAGATTTTTAGCAAATAATGTTCCTCTACATTAATACATCACAGGTTAAACGGTTTCTCATTCAATTTTAATCAGAAATGTAACGAATTGAAGAATAATCGTTTGTGACGATAGTAGTGTATCAAATACATACTACAAACTTCTTAAAGTACATACGATGGCGAAAAGAGCTTATGAGAGGTAATGATGTAGTGTTATAGCTCCATGAGAAACTCGCTAAGGTTCTTATCGTGCTCTAAATTGAGCTTTTTTCTCAGTCTGTAACGTCTTATCTCTACACCCCGCAAAGAAATGTTCAATAACGATGCCATTTCTTTACTACTCATATTCATGCGGAGGTAGGCACACAACTTAAGATCGTTAGGAACCAAATCTGGATGGTCGTGTTTCAGTTTCTTAAAAAAGTTCTCATGGGTTTCGTTAAAGCTGCTTTCAAAAACGTTCCAATCCCGTTCGTCATTCATCCCTTCATCAATTACCTTGTGAAGTTTTTTAAGCTGATCTTCCGGTAGCTTTTTACCGGTGCTGTCACGAAATTTGTTTATCTCATCACTGATCTTCTGAAGCAGTTCGTTCTTATACACAATATTCATAGCACTGTTTGCCAGCTCACGGCTCTTGCTGGCTAAGTCGGCTTGCAGTTGCTCGTTTTTCAGGGTAACAATGTGCTGCTGGTTGGCTATGGCTTCCCTTTGCAGGAACTCCTCTTTTTCGCGCTGTAGCTTCTCCTGTATTTGTCGTTGATGCTTATCCAGGTTAAGTAGGTAGTACTTCCTGATAAGGTAGCAGGTTAGTATAAACAGCAGTACATAAAAGGCTAATGCAATTTTACTGAAGTACCATGGCGGCAGTATCTCAAATGTAAGCTCGGTAGTTTCTGAAACGTTTTCATCGTTTATCTTCGCCCTTACCTTAAAATGGTAAATGCCGTGATTAAGGTTTGTAAATTCTTTTTGACTCTGGAGGCTCCAGTCTGACCATTGTCTTGAATAGCCTTCCAGGTAGTACTGGTACTGTATTTTTACTTGCCGGTAGTAAGGCAGAGCGTAAGCAATACGAATGTTGTTTTGATTATACGGGAGGTTAATTTCAGTATCCGTACTGCTGTGCATATCATTTATTACGGTTACTTTATCGGTAATATTCTCAATTTTACGGATAAGTACCTGGGGCAGGATTATCTTACCGCCACGGCGCGCGTCAGCATCATTTACAATCACAAAGCCATCATCTACACTTATCAGGTAAATGCGGTTATT is part of the Mucilaginibacter terrenus genome and encodes:
- a CDS encoding glucoamylase family protein; translated protein: MKKILVFALLLMTALQGFSQKQAKSTDGIKPVGIIKNLNDSALLDVVQRQTFRYFWDFGHPVSGLARERSNTSFDYGNEVVTTGGSGFGIMALIAADHRKWITHEQAVNRMVKIVNFLYKADAYHGVFPHWLNGETGKTIRFGRKDDGGDLVETSYLFEGLLCARQYFTANTASERRIRDVIGWMWGEIEWDWYTQGGRDNLYWHWSPNNGWAMNFPIRGFNECMITYIMAESAQRYPVKAEIYERGWAQSDFFKNGRTFYGHKLPLGFDYGGPLFFSQYTFMALDPTGLKDQYADYWEQNQNHTLINYDYCVDNPKKFKGYGENCWGLTASDNYEGYNAHSPTNDLGVITPTAALSAFPYTPKQSMKALRHFYYDLGDKIWGEYGFTDAFSESKNWYANSYLAIDQGPIVVMIENYRSGLLWKLFMSSPEIQQGLRKLNFQSPYISKK
- a CDS encoding RagB/SusD family nutrient uptake outer membrane protein, coding for MFNNNFKYALAFSSCAVLMIAQGCKKSFLDVPPQAQQPSVEFFKTQDDATKAVNSIYANLREWKQTAFAPIAIESVGSDETEKGSSESDATFFNSYDNFTVTASDGQLQDFWNGQYQSINLCNQVLDNIPAISMDESLKNRYMAEAKFVRAYNYFRLVRAFGDVVLRQHVPKDASEYNLPRTAKDQIYAFIEKDLTEAAAVLPQTYGPADIGRATKGAALAMHAKVAMYQKKWADVLNYTNQVMGMGYSLFPNFEQEFRIANENSTESVFEIQAQSLPGGAANSQYSQVQGVRGQSGGGWGFNVPTQALADAFEAGDPRRDATIIFRGETTPEGDVVAATGDNPRYNQKSYVPFTRPFLQNEGEDQNVRVIRYAEVLLMNAEAANETGNTSQALSSLEMVRARARGGNNAILPKVTTTDQGALRTAIWHERQVELAMEFDRYFDVIRQGRAQAIFGPKGWTPNKNEVWPVPQNEIDLSAGLLTQNPGY
- a CDS encoding glucoamylase family protein produces the protein MRDLQLYTGLCLLLGAMGCGKGGSPTPTPPAPPAATSFALNSLKVNGTYNGFTYVNVNTTPVVKLSFLAPIDHNSVSSTVTLKDKAGSAVPYTVTYENSDSTIVIAPALNYISKYTLDVSTGLKSVKGGTLQSSVRVTLTTAINQADKFPLISDDALLDLVQKQTFKYFYDFGHPVSGLARERNTSGDIVTTGGSGFGIMALVVGVNRNYISRADGLARMQKIVGFLKNTAAKFHGAFPHWLNGATGAVQPFSTLDNGADLIETSFLMEGLLTARQYFNGAGAEETALRADINSIWQGVEWDWFRQGNQNVLYWHWSPSNGWAINMKISGWNEGLIAYALAASSPTHSIPKEVYDQGWAQNGTMRNGNTFYGVKLPLGPPQGGPLFFEHYSFLGINPTGLADTYANYDEQTKAHSLINYNYCVANPANKNGYSANCWGLTASDIENGYTASSPTNDVGVIAPTAAISSLPYTPTQSLAALKFFYYKLGDKMWGDYGLKDAFNLTDPWFADSYLAIDQGPEIVMIENYRSGLIWNLFMSSPEIKTGMRKLGFTSPNL
- a CDS encoding SusC/RagA family TonB-linked outer membrane protein; its protein translation is MKRIYKISGLLLLFTFFSTAVFAQNITVKGKVSDAKTGEALIGVTVGVQGTSNGTQTDVNGNFTVSVASNATLQVSYIGYTTQTVAVDGRTSIDIKLATSANELAQVVVVGYGTQRKLDVTGSVASVKGEDISRQPSTNAVSSLQGKVAGVQITNSGSPGSSPEIRIRGLGTVYGNANPLYVVDGVWFDDISFLNPNDVENISILKDASAESIYGVRAANGVVLVTTKKGKGAPSISYNAYAGWQKVTNQPKLANASEYATLVNELNRTNTFSDPASLGEGTNWLNLVLRDAFTMKHDITVSGSTEKSSYSFSGGYLKQQGVVSGNDYDRVTAHLQQDVQATNFLKLGYNAVLQGSKSRDIPGDIIYKAFTAAPVVPAFYSNGSYGDPNDYPVGNIPSNPQASLDFFNQRSNNYRFTGNVYADVNFTKFLKFRTSFGGEFGQAEVRSYNPVYQATTTQFNKISDLSISRADVRNWIWENTLTFDRTFGQHHLTVLAGQSAQRYKSYSITGTAQNVPYTSDGDLYLTLGSNDVTNPRSVTDGGALSTFQSFFGRVNYSFADKYLLNASFRADGSSKFIGNQRWGYFPSVGAGWVISNEEFMKDQHIFDNLKIRGSWGKIGNASVPANLSTQTVTQSANFIAVYNGTSATGANITTIVPPITYWERGVGTDFGVEMAFLNNKLSFEADYYKKKTEQAIFAIPILGSLGTTGNTVIGNQATFDNHGFEFSASWRDNINKDFSYSVSGNFSINNNKVLSTQTGANPIYAGGAAATGGQLSTRTIVGQPIGEFYGLVVDGVFQTPEEVASSLQKNAKPGDFKYKDLNGDKVIDAKDRTVIGNPNPKYLYGLNTSFKYRQFDLAVDLQGVAGVDVYNANLGLRYGAENFTKDFYNNRWHGAGTSTTYPSANIGGGENYKPNSFFVESGAYFRIRNVQLGYTLPASIASKLYMKGIRVYASGQNVYNSFKYRGFNPEIGGSPTNAGIDNGAYPLYATYNFGVNVTF
- a CDS encoding LamG-like jellyroll fold domain-containing protein — translated: MKNITKTIGAILLCGTAACVALTGCQEKANDYRPDKPVPKIEGYNSAAEVAAPNLVSYWPFNSTVTDSVGNLTGTATKTTFDAGVKGQGFKGDAAGFIIYGSPGATIPAMKNFTLSFWVNAQKPGKDDPARGIFSLNNNKDFWGNLDVYLDGYRSLDTMNIKVHINNDAVNWKGQFTNALIANPWGKWTHITATYNDTTSVFNVYANGEAVAVSSAGNSTVIGPKLHGDDPAKGDVPYGPLKFVNASAMVMGSWQFQTTPPQTTSASAQTWAQGFAGGLDNFRIYGKSLSAKEVKALYLLEKAGR